A window of the Acipenser ruthenus chromosome 30, fAciRut3.2 maternal haplotype, whole genome shotgun sequence genome harbors these coding sequences:
- the LOC117394378 gene encoding coiled-coil domain-containing protein 9-like isoform X2, whose translation MSTAQDLKMKEEKDAQLDKRIEALRKKNEVLVRRYQEIEEDKKRAEKEGIAVTTGQKPRPSEPENVNHKRTEEENFVITVDLTRPAGEKRVIHNDKKPASGRGGEEGPPPGRSPPRRGGVFGRLGRGGRGSPRSDWGGGGEQRHDRGESHADREALHQRPDRQPAEGAVRTDRTPRGRRGREGGEGTGNPGNSASNPGTPATDRRVKEWEEKRRLNIEKMNEEMEKIAEYERGNRSDGQGEKNPGRNFLDDPRRSGPAPDADRKERSRRHVRNWGGVDFERVKTGGPERDKEWQGRRSGGPKGPVDVMSMTGRERSEYERWKQEREQIDQDRLSRHRNATGQWRREWDAQKTESTFKETAAAMQEQGETDCRREENKRPPKQPTFGEFLGQGKGREAGKGRGRGRDRNYSMHDNRWEEEVKKREAEGKREAGPPRNKAQHSKDEAQEKVGQGKEEAPCQEADEDQWEDASEEEEGESEEEEEKKTQQKRNKKRPSLPPTSKPQTSPPRLTTPRTRREGGRRSGGHPPKLQLPPKQTTPESPSQSPKPCKPLSPFSLAEDYCPVTDWGEEMELQSPRSSLGESPLGQPTPANPKPTFPKSEPGAGQEA comes from the exons ATG tCCACGGCCCAGGATTTGAAGATGAAGGAGGAGAAAGATGCGCAGCTGGACAAGAGAATCGAAGCACTCCGAAAGAAGAACGAGGTTCTGGTCAGGAGATACCAG GAAATCGAGGAAGATAAGAAGCGGGCGGAGAAAGAGGGCATCGCCGTGACGACGGGACAGAAGCCACGCCCCTCGGAACCCGAGAACGTCAATCACAAGAGAACGGAGGAAGAGAACTTCGTCATTACTGTAGACCTGACCAGACCTGCCGGG GAGAAGCGAGTGATCCACAATGACAAGAAGCCAGCGAGCGGGCGGGGGGGCGAGGAGGGGCCTCCCCCAGGGCGCAGCCCTCCCAGGAGAGGGGGGGTGTTCGGACGGCTTGGGAGGGGCGGCAGGGGCAGCCCCAGATCcgactgggggggagggggagagcagaGACACGACCGAGGAGAGAGTCACGCAGACAGAGAAGCTCTGCACCAGCGCCCAGACAGACAgccagcagagggcgctgtgAGGACGGACAGAACGCCCAGAGGGAGGCGGGGCCGGGAAGGAGGGGAAGGGACCGGTAACCCCGGCAACAGCGCCAGTAACCCTGGCACCCCGGCAACCGACAGGAGGGTCAAG GAGTGGGAAGAGAAGCGGAGACTGAACATTGAGAAAATGAACGAGGAGATGGAGAAGATCGCAGAGTACGAGAGAGGCAACAGG AGTGACGGGCAGGGAGAGAAGAATCCGGGCCGGAATTTCCTGGATGATCCTCGGCGTTCCGGGCCCGCTCCCGACGCAGATCGCAAGGAGAGGAGCCGACGGCACGTCCGAAACTGGGGGGGGGTCGACTTTGAGAGGGTCAAGACTGGGGGGCCCGAGAGGGACAAGGAGTGGCAG GGCCGGCGGTCAGGGGGTCCCAAGGGCCCCGTTGACGTGATGTCGATGACGGGTCGGGAACGCTCCGAGTACGAGCGCTGGAAGCAGGAGCGCGAGCAGATCGACCAGGACAGGCTGTCGCGGCACCGCAACGCCACGGGCCAGTGGAGGAGGGAGTGGGACGCGCAGAAGACCGAGAGCAC GTTTAAAGAGACGGCCGCTGCAATGCAGGAACAAGGAGAGACCGACTGCAGAAGAG AGGAGAACAAACGCCCACCCAAGCAGCCCACATTTGGAGAATTCCTGGGCCAGGGGAAGGGGAGAGAGGCTGGGAaggggagaggcagggggagagacAGGAACTACAG CATGCACGACAACCGctgggaggaggaggtgaagaaaAGAGAGGCTGAAGGGAAGAGAGAAGCGGGACCTCCCAGGaataaagcacagcacagcaaa GATGAAGCTCAAGAGAAAGTCGGACAGGGAAAGGAGGAGGCGCCGTGCCAGGAGGCAGACGAGGACCAGTGGGAGGATGcgagcgaggaggaggagggagagtccgaggaagaggaggagaaaaaaacacagcagaaaCGGAACAAGAAGCGACCGTCTCTCCCACCAACTTCCAAACCCCAAACCAGCCCCCCTCGCCTCACCACCCCCCGAACGAGGAGAGAAGGGGGGCGCAGGAGCGGGGGGCATCCCCCCAAACTACAGCTGCCCCCCAAGCAGACCACCCCGGAGTCCCCGTCCCAGTCTCCCAAACCCTGCAAGCCCCTGAGCCCCTTCTCCCTGGCGGAGGACTACTGTCCCGTCACAGACTGGGGGGAGGAGATGGAGCTGCAGTCACCCCGCAGCAGTTTAGGAGAGAGCCCCCTGGGGCAGCCCACCCCGGCCAACCCCAAACCCACATTCCCCAAAAGTGAACCTGGAGCTGGGCAAGAAGCCTGA
- the LOC117394378 gene encoding coiled-coil domain-containing protein 9-like isoform X1: MSTAQDLKMKEEKDAQLDKRIEALRKKNEVLVRRYQEIEEDKKRAEKEGIAVTTGQKPRPSEPENVNHKRTEEENFVITVDLTRPAGEKRVIHNDKKPASGRGGEEGPPPGRSPPRRGGVFGRLGRGGRGSPRSDWGGGGEQRHDRGESHADREALHQRPDRQPAEGAVRTDRTPRGRRGREGGEGTGNPGNSASNPGTPATDRRVKEWEEKRRLNIEKMNEEMEKIAEYERGNRSDGQGEKNPGRNFLDDPRRSGPAPDADRKERSRRHVRNWGGVDFERVKTGGPERDKEWQGRRSGGPKGPVDVMSMTGRERSEYERWKQEREQIDQDRLSRHRNATGQWRREWDAQKTESTFKETAAAMQEQGETDCRRDALIQEEENKRPPKQPTFGEFLGQGKGREAGKGRGRGRDRNYSMHDNRWEEEVKKREAEGKREAGPPRNKAQHSKDEAQEKVGQGKEEAPCQEADEDQWEDASEEEEGESEEEEEKKTQQKRNKKRPSLPPTSKPQTSPPRLTTPRTRREGGRRSGGHPPKLQLPPKQTTPESPSQSPKPCKPLSPFSLAEDYCPVTDWGEEMELQSPRSSLGESPLGQPTPANPKPTFPKSEPGAGQEA, translated from the exons ATG tCCACGGCCCAGGATTTGAAGATGAAGGAGGAGAAAGATGCGCAGCTGGACAAGAGAATCGAAGCACTCCGAAAGAAGAACGAGGTTCTGGTCAGGAGATACCAG GAAATCGAGGAAGATAAGAAGCGGGCGGAGAAAGAGGGCATCGCCGTGACGACGGGACAGAAGCCACGCCCCTCGGAACCCGAGAACGTCAATCACAAGAGAACGGAGGAAGAGAACTTCGTCATTACTGTAGACCTGACCAGACCTGCCGGG GAGAAGCGAGTGATCCACAATGACAAGAAGCCAGCGAGCGGGCGGGGGGGCGAGGAGGGGCCTCCCCCAGGGCGCAGCCCTCCCAGGAGAGGGGGGGTGTTCGGACGGCTTGGGAGGGGCGGCAGGGGCAGCCCCAGATCcgactgggggggagggggagagcagaGACACGACCGAGGAGAGAGTCACGCAGACAGAGAAGCTCTGCACCAGCGCCCAGACAGACAgccagcagagggcgctgtgAGGACGGACAGAACGCCCAGAGGGAGGCGGGGCCGGGAAGGAGGGGAAGGGACCGGTAACCCCGGCAACAGCGCCAGTAACCCTGGCACCCCGGCAACCGACAGGAGGGTCAAG GAGTGGGAAGAGAAGCGGAGACTGAACATTGAGAAAATGAACGAGGAGATGGAGAAGATCGCAGAGTACGAGAGAGGCAACAGG AGTGACGGGCAGGGAGAGAAGAATCCGGGCCGGAATTTCCTGGATGATCCTCGGCGTTCCGGGCCCGCTCCCGACGCAGATCGCAAGGAGAGGAGCCGACGGCACGTCCGAAACTGGGGGGGGGTCGACTTTGAGAGGGTCAAGACTGGGGGGCCCGAGAGGGACAAGGAGTGGCAG GGCCGGCGGTCAGGGGGTCCCAAGGGCCCCGTTGACGTGATGTCGATGACGGGTCGGGAACGCTCCGAGTACGAGCGCTGGAAGCAGGAGCGCGAGCAGATCGACCAGGACAGGCTGTCGCGGCACCGCAACGCCACGGGCCAGTGGAGGAGGGAGTGGGACGCGCAGAAGACCGAGAGCAC GTTTAAAGAGACGGCCGCTGCAATGCAGGAACAAGGAGAGACCGACTGCAGAAGAG acgcccttatacaggaaGAGGAGAACAAACGCCCACCCAAGCAGCCCACATTTGGAGAATTCCTGGGCCAGGGGAAGGGGAGAGAGGCTGGGAaggggagaggcagggggagagacAGGAACTACAG CATGCACGACAACCGctgggaggaggaggtgaagaaaAGAGAGGCTGAAGGGAAGAGAGAAGCGGGACCTCCCAGGaataaagcacagcacagcaaa GATGAAGCTCAAGAGAAAGTCGGACAGGGAAAGGAGGAGGCGCCGTGCCAGGAGGCAGACGAGGACCAGTGGGAGGATGcgagcgaggaggaggagggagagtccgaggaagaggaggagaaaaaaacacagcagaaaCGGAACAAGAAGCGACCGTCTCTCCCACCAACTTCCAAACCCCAAACCAGCCCCCCTCGCCTCACCACCCCCCGAACGAGGAGAGAAGGGGGGCGCAGGAGCGGGGGGCATCCCCCCAAACTACAGCTGCCCCCCAAGCAGACCACCCCGGAGTCCCCGTCCCAGTCTCCCAAACCCTGCAAGCCCCTGAGCCCCTTCTCCCTGGCGGAGGACTACTGTCCCGTCACAGACTGGGGGGAGGAGATGGAGCTGCAGTCACCCCGCAGCAGTTTAGGAGAGAGCCCCCTGGGGCAGCCCACCCCGGCCAACCCCAAACCCACATTCCCCAAAAGTGAACCTGGAGCTGGGCAAGAAGCCTGA